The Plasmodium relictum strain SGS1 genome assembly, chromosome: 8 DNA window TTCTTCAAGTTATGAGAGAAAaagtaatgaaaaatattatagtaAATctaatatagataaaaaaagaaaaagaaaaagagaaaaagaaagagaaagagAAAGAGAAAGAGAAAAGAGAAGAAAAAGAGATAGAGAAATAGAGAGAAAAAAAGAGAGAGAAAGAGAAAGAGAAAGAGAAAGAGAAAGAGAAAGAGAAAGAGAAAGAGAAAGAGAAAGAGAAAGAGAAATAGAGAGAGAAAGAGAAATAGAGAGAAAAAAAGAGAGAGATAGAGAAAGAGAAAGAGAAAGAGAAATAGAGAGAAAAAAAGAGAGAGATAGAGAAAGAGAAgacaaaaaaagaagaaaaagagaaagagagagaaaaaaagatAGAGATAGAGATAGagaaatgagaaaaaaaaaagagaaagaaagaaaaaagttaaaagaaatatatgataataaaatgaaatcaAATAGCGTATCAGACAATGATGAAAATAGTGATCGcacaatattaaaaaaaaatgaagataagTATTACTTAAAAGAGAATAGTTCTACTAGCTCAGAAAAAAGTAATTCGATTAGTGATTCATCAGAATCTTTAAAAGCTATTAAAAGTAAACAGAAGAAAGAAGTTGATGCAGAAAGTAAcaaaaatcataaaaattctataatggaaaaaaaagaCTGGTAAATTATGtccattaaaaaaaaattaaaatgttataattttaatatttatatagaaaattttttttttttaattattttcttatttaaaaatctatttccattttttttttttttagttctttaaaatattgtaaagagagcaaaataaaagaaatagacAGTAtactaaagaaaaaaagttacaaaaattctaaaaaaaaattaagagcATGGTCATCGTCAGAAAGTGAAAACatagaagaaaaatagataagataaaaataaaagttatgaaataaaaataaaaaagaagaaaaatattgagcgaattttattttaatactaTAAtctaaagaaataataaaattttgtgaatatttcaaaaaaaaatttaacagTACAAAATATCAATATGAAAATTGTGCCTTTTTGAACAATTAAATTtggattttaaaaataaaatatataactatttaatctctttttttattcattaatattatattacttATAAATagcatttatattattatattatacttATGAGATCCTAAACAATTTTATTGtataatgaatatttaagcaaaaaaaaaaaaaaaaaaacaatcctttttttaatatttgaattttttttttttttatcacatttgattaaaattttgtaaaataataattttatcaaatttaattaaaatttgataatatgtgagaacaaaaaaaaaaaaaaaaaggaaaaaaaagaaataaattattaaatgaatgtattcataaaattttaaattaatttacaatacaaatatattacTCTCAAAGTAAAGTATTTTTGTCCTCTGAATCTAGgtaaaattttcaaatatttGAACCCTAAAGCACTAAAATTAATTaacttaaaataaatttgttcatctttatattttttatttaaatatttaatctttttttcaACAGACTCTATGACACTTTTGGTTACTAAATACCTATACACCATACACAtaatataatgaataaaagcaattaaaaataagcaGGAGAATAAAAATGCTTTaaataaatcatattttattatataaaatataactaTTCCTACATAACTAATAACCATAAGTGCATATGAAAATgctgaaataaaaaatattgaagacctttaaaaaaaaaaaaaaaaattacataaacatatgtatatatttacattattataacggaaaaaatattaaatgtagagtgataattttattttggggaagttttttgatatatattcaaaataaatgtaatataaatatgtaagcatatatataatgagaATAATTCAAAGcttaaaaatgtaataaaacataaatgTATAAGActataaaatagaaaaaaaaattttagataATTACATTGGTATTTTAgatttcattaatatatttagttCTTTTATGACTCTTTGCATGTTTTCATGTGAATATAAATATCTTGAATCATTTGACCATGACTCGAATACgtattcatattttattaatgatAAATACATTTGAATGTCTGTATAATCACAAACTGCTAAATCTATTTCGGGTTTCCCCAAATTTATGTTGAGCATActttcataaataaaaatgaaataatttaaaataattatatatatatatattttttttattactctgaaaataaaaatatccctttacaaatatatgttttatagAAAAGGAAAgtacattaataaaaaacttAACATtataattacataaaaaaaaattttaaatactctattttttttacaacaGTTGCATGCTGCcatgtatttatatatatatagaagaaaagaaaaatttttttttttttttcattaataaaagCAATTAGTAATGGAATAAAATAATCTTtcaaagtaataaaaatgctttattataatgaacgttcataattttaagaattaaaaaaaatatatatatccaTTTGGCTAGTTTACCATATATAAATGCTTATCAATggagaaaaattaaaatatatgataaataataaagcCAAAACAATTATAGAAGTATCAAtgatatctatatatatgtgtaattttaaaatttatatgaatccatgatttattaaactttattaattcctttttatattaataatatcactaaatataataatttaatttttattctcttatttttatttacacaaaaatatatagcaTTCATTgcattgtttttttttgccCTATATATATCCTAATTTCTTGTATTACATATATAGAATTATGCTTAAAAGAGATTAATAAACATTTATTACTATTagtttcattattttaatgaataatgGTTATTAAAAAGCAAACTTTTATTATAAGCcttatgaaataaaaactagaaaattataataaatggCATAccttatttaatataaaatctaAGTATGAGTAAAATtcctaaaaatattatataatatatcaCAATAtcgaaaataaaaaaagataaaataataagataCAGCacaataaattataaaaaatagaataaacataaaaggaattaaaattttttattaagatttattttactcccattaaaaaaaaagaaaaagaagatacataaaaattaaattttttttcatttaatctTTAATAAGgaatttttttgatatattttatatttttttgtttatcatttttctattttgttctgatgaattagaaaaaaatatagaaatgcTATAATTTCATctcttaaaaattttaacaaaaatgtatatttgtTTCTcttttgtataaaaaaaaattttgtaaaaaaagataaaaaaaaaaaataaacataagaaatcaaaaaaattgtCAAATATTTGCTTTTAAGTATTTATGCGTAAAAGGAGCTCTGTAAAGGTGAGACGTTAATGATTTAGATCTCTCAAGCATTTTCGCATAATTGTCTCTCATTGTTAGATCACTCTTTAAACTATTAGAACTATTTACATAGTTTCTACTAGTATTACTgtttaaatcatttatatcTAGTGCTCTAGAATATCTattagtatatatatttaaattagatTCTACTGATTTTGCAATGTTTCGTGAAAAATTACTCATATTATCAATATTTAATGGTGTGCtgctattattatttctttctaAGATGTtatagttatttttattattcatataattttcttttgcaGAATTATTTCTGTATCTTATATTaaaatctttattttcaaaatcaCTAACTGCATTATAGGAATCCTCTTCAGCATTTGGTTTTTTGATAGTACTTATAATAAAactactattattatttgtatcTACCGtgtaattctttttattatcaaatggactgtatttatttaatgaaatatcataattataattttttccgttgttattaataaatttccCTATACTCTGATTTTCATATGAATTTCTATTAAAAGTTTCTTTTTGAGGAACATTTTGATTTAGAAGTATTGAGCTCATTCTTCTTGCAACGTATTCATTATGTGAAagagaattttttaaatgattgtTAATAATTTCTTGCTCGGCCTTATCTATATTTTCTAGGACGTTATTAATTGAATTTGTGGCATTTTTATTGAATAAAGTTTCTGTATTTTTCTTTGAATTACCATTAAATTTAGAGTTACATGCATTCATGTTATTTATAAccatttttaattcattagtATTGCGATCAGACATtacttctttatttaaaaatgttttattcttatcatatttatcattaatataattGCAATGAGAAATATTGGAATTAAATTTACTATTATCTTCTTCATAAAAACTTTTCTTatgaatattttcattaattatgTTAGTTAAATTATGAGTATTGCCGTTTATAGTGCTTCGATGATTACTTTCACTTCTTTCGTCctctattttttcataatgcGTTTTTCTCCTTAAATAATCCACCTTTACTTtatcattaaataaatttttctctCCTAGATGAATATCATGTAAATTCCCCAAATTACTCtttctattattataataatttaaatcatcatttatattttcaatacTGTTACAATATGTGCTATTAGTTTCCTCCTTATTATTACaatatatattacttttattatttaaatgatagtCTTTGCTAAATTTTCTGTaattatcataaaaattatcttcattatgactatttcttttttctttttttaaattaatgtaATTTTCATAAccattatttatttgattatCATCACTTacatcttttaaaatatttacatttaCATCATTAATATTGCCATGCTCACTTCTATCAACAAATTCGtgattattgttattattatatatatgttcattcaaaatatttctatCATTATCAGTAtaactattttttctttttaaattatgatatatatcattttcatttaaaatcaTATCTAAATCATTATAGTCCTCATTGCTCCTTCTGTTTGTATTTAAATCTCTTTTTTGTTTGTCTTCTTCAGAAAAAACACGTAAGTTAtagattttattttcataactACTAATTCCTCTATTAATTTCATTCATTAATTCTAAGTTTATTCtcataaaacattttttatcattaaaattaaatgaattatcattttcaatTAGACCCTTTCGAGAATATTCATAATATATCTGCTTTGCCAATTCTAAGATATAGTTTTTATTTTGGCTTTCATTAATTACTATTTTCTCATCAATTTTTTTCAGTTCAGACAAGGCTAAAATAATATCATTTgtatcaatatttttatatatatcatcatttatattttttatttgactTCCTAAAATTGCCATTAtactataattattttttttattacttagCTCATTAAAATCAACACTTTCATTTTGAAGCTTATGTTTATCAactaataaagataaaacattgttaattttatatttttcatatatttcactatgataataatttaactttagcattttcatttttattaataagaatttttttttttttttatcatatccTTCTGAGATAATTATTTATGCTAATgtgtatttataaaaaaaaacaaaaattcaTTTGTGAATGCGTATGCATTTGTATCAACACTAAAATTAAGAAATGCTactaatataattattaaaaaaaattaacaaaaaaaaatatatatttaaaataattaaatttttatttatgtatatttaaatataaaaataataaaaaaaaaaattattttttaagaatatacataaatatatatatatatatttttcatttttaacatataaaaatctatttaaaaaaaaaataataataaactaTATGAACTATTTCTTTAATGCtatgtttattatttttaggtATTTGAAATGAACGAATatgtttttcattaatttcttgatgtttatatattaaaatatttacattttaatgttttaaatGTTAGgagtaacaaaaaaaaaaaaaaaaataataataaaataaaaaaataatataatataaaagtaaaaataaactaTATTACCGaaacttatataaaaaaaaaaaatataataatatatattaaagtatctctttaaaaatgtttttattataatataaaaattgtatattacacgtattttataatattttaaaaaaaaaaactaaaatagCATAAATAagaatgagaaaaaaaaaaaaaaaaaaaaaaagctaaaattgaaataatggtaatataaatataaaaaaagaaaattatgaacaattaataatttcaatttttttttctttttttttttattaatagtgcataatttaattaaattatgaaaaacaaaaattatatatatatatatcaattaaataatattacaaTTTTACAATTTGTTTAGTTCATATTGCTCATATTCATCACTTGCTGATAAATAAGTACTTGCTAGTTGAACGTATTTAGGTgtatttctcttttttacAAAGAAATTGTTATATAATTtacgtttttttttataggcTTTgtatgtaaataataaaattaagaaaattgCATACAAAAATATGGCTGCAACCAATGCTTTTTTCCCATTTTCTCGGTGTTTTTTACTTAATAATAAactttcttcatttaaattgATCATAAGAAATATTATTGACAGAAAAGCAACACATGCTGCGTcgataaaaataagtatattaaaaaacatGCTCATTTTATCGCTATTTAGGATTAATAAgcgaattttttttttttttctaacatatatatattagaaatATTTAGGTAAACAAAATTTACAATATGttttgtataaaaataaaaaatctatATAGATTGTGTAAATTAACTCTTGTGTTAAAATTTGATcttagaatatatatatatatatataattttcattttaagtTTGAAAATAGTTTTTCGATATGTTCATTAAAAACTGCAGAACGTATAGGCATATCAATATCATAAAATGGATTCTTCAATATAATGTCACTATACAATTCATACaccttttttaaataagagTTCACCTCAATATTTAAGTCATCTTTGTGtactataaatattttaataccTGTTAATGTATCGTAACATTGGATTTTAAATCCATCTCCTTCAATTGTTTCTataccttttttttctaataatttaaagatattgttttttttttcatttaatgaatgtacattaattttttcagaAATAGTAGAAATACCATGCAGCATAGAAGCAAGtcttatttcttcattactatttaattttatttcttcactGAAATGCTGAAAAgaagtttttataaaattgttgattcaaataaaaaataaaaattaaaattagatttagaaaaaaatattcaaaattaATTCAAAGGAAATTTCTAAAATGCTTATGCAATAAACaagtttataaaaaaatataaaaaatataaagtatatatatataattatttttttttctttttcaagtTAAAAATccagtaaatatatatataatttattttcttagtcaagaaaaaaaaaataatttttttttcaaatcatttaatttttatataaaaagtaaattaaatataaaaaaaaaaagatagaaatattattattagctTTTAAAAagtgaatataaaaaaataaaaaatatattttcttaaaatgtGTGTAATTAgggtaaatatatatagctAAATACCTTTTGATAAACTAAAGTACCATGCTGGTTATTGACATAAAGAGAATacattttagtttttttatttcaattcCAATTATCTTGAAATTGTATAGatttatgaaatataataaattaattctttaattttaatttctttccttttttttttcttttttttttctctttttttttttcttatttcataattatacaattaaaatttgaaaacatatattaatttataaagttttattaacatttattacttttattaatatgtgaacataaaaaaataaaaaaaagatttaataaaaaattgcaaaaaaaaaataaatagaaaatttttgtAAAGGTTCACATAAAATGTTTCATAAAAATaccataaattttttttttttagtagaAACTATAATTTgtaaatttctttaaaaaaaataaaaaaagttcatAACTttctaatattatttttgtatagATAATCTTGAAGTACgaactttttaaataatatcacattcaacaaaaaaaagaaattttagtcgagtaaaaataaaaaaattttaatagaaaagtactttaataaatatttaaaaaaaatttttttttttaattattaattataaaaacatatatatataaattttttaacatttacattaaattttatatctttgtatttttaattaaataaaggtTATTTAATAGGAAAATGAATGTTAATAGTATTATTGAAGAAGTACAGGCAATAAAAGTTTTGCCTCATATGATGTTTAATGCATCAAAACTTAGTAAgtagaaaatatttaattaaaattatatgtcgatatcatttaaatagaaaaagaggaaaggttatatatatttttaacaaataaataatgaataaaaatgttaacatttttaaaattttaaatatgatttataagagtttttatttgcaataataaacatatatatatatacatatcttttatttataataatattttaaaacaacgcaaaaaaagaaaaaaaagcattCTCTTTTTGACGTTcctattaaatattattttaatatatattattaaataaatatatgcattttaatttatatatatatatatatctttttttttttagaggTGTTAAATGATTATGTAGATATTGCTTTTGAAAACAATGAATATTTTGATAACGAAGTTATGCTAACGTTGTTAAGATTATTCTGCCTTTATCCGCATTGTTATGATAGAATGGcagttaaaaaaattttgatatgcgttttatataatataaatgagaTTGATATGAACATATATCTTAGTTTAATAAATTCTAATTTatatgatgaaaatataaaaagtgtTGTATATTTACAcgatttaattaaaaaatgccaatttaaaaaattatggaCTTGTATATACGATAATGATTCAGATAACAATTATGATTAttcctttttaaaaaataataataattttacttttaatattagaaaatatattttaaattcaaTTTCTCTAAGTTTTGAAAATattagtttaaaaaaaatgtctgaatatttaaatattgagGATTTTTCagaaattgaaaattttttaaaagaaaataaat harbors:
- a CDS encoding trafficking protein particle complex subunit 4, putative, coding for MYSLYVNNQHGTLVYQKHFSEEIKLNSNEEIRLASMLHGISTISEKINVHSLNEKKNNIFKLLEKKGIETIEGDGFKIQCYDTLTGIKIFIVHKDDLNIEVNSYLKKVYELYSDIILKNPFYDIDMPIRSAVFNEHIEKLFSNLK
- a CDS encoding SAC3/GNAP family-related protein, putative — translated: MNVNSIIEEVQAIKVLPHMMFNASKLKVLNDYVDIAFENNEYFDNEVMLTLLRLFCLYPHCYDRMAVKKILICVLYNINEIDMNIYLSLINSNLYDENIKSVVYLHDLIKKCQFKKLWTCIYDNDSDNNYDYSFLKNNNNFTFNIRKYILNSISLSFENISLKKMSEYLNIEDFSEIENFLKENKWTIKKINYKGEEQYICCNGNIENIQHKKSINTYFNEDNISSYITKLNN